The following are from one region of the Rhipicephalus microplus isolate Deutch F79 chromosome 1, USDA_Rmic, whole genome shotgun sequence genome:
- the LOC119185799 gene encoding cuticle protein 10.9 codes for MLCKVAFLGLLAIAAAQVQLQENYPAQPYTFSYDSTGEDGGRISQQETGDERNFKTGSYSYQTPDGVYRTANYVADDQGFRVSIDTNEPGTKAENPADVTLNANPIEVPATAYTFGKSKS; via the exons ATGCTGTGCAAG GTTGCCTTCCTTGGCCTTTTGGCCATTGCTGCCGCCCAGGTCCAGCTCCAGGAGAATTAC CCTGCCCAGCCATACACCTTCAGCTACGACTCTACTGGTGAGGACGGTGGCCGCATCAGCCAGCAGGAGACCGGTGACGAGAGGAACTTCAAGACCGGCAGCTACAGCTACCAGACCCCAGACGGTGTCTACCGTACCGCCAACTACGTCGCTGACGACCAGGGCTTCCGCGTGTCTATCGACACCAACGAGCCAGGCACCAAGGCTGAGAACCCAGCTGATGTGACCCTCAACGCCAACCCAATTGAGGTCCCAGCCACCGCCTACACCTTCGGCAAGTCCAAGAGCTAA